One genomic segment of Pelagerythrobacter marensis includes these proteins:
- the hppD gene encoding 4-hydroxyphenylpyruvate dioxygenase, translated as MPDLFENPAGLDGFEFVEFCAPEKGQLEPVFQAMGFTHVASHRSKDVHLWRQGGINLVTNYEPRSAAWYFAREHGPSACGMAFRVRDAAKAWDHLMDQGAEPVHVETGPMELCIPAIRGIGGAILYLVDRYEGEDGEGLSIYDIDFEYLPGVEKHPAGAGFKLIDHLTHNVYGGRMKYWADYYESLFNFQEIRYFDIKGEYTGLTSKALTAPDGKIRIPLNEEGDSGKGQIEEYLREFNGEGIQHIALICDDLIGCWDNLKKLGVPFMTAPPATYYEMLDERLPGHGEDAGELRARGILLDGTTEGGQPRLLLQIFAEAQVGPVFFEFIQRKGDEGFGEGNFKALFESMERDQIKRGALKVDDAAAETEPAE; from the coding sequence ATGCCAGACCTGTTCGAAAACCCCGCCGGCCTCGACGGCTTCGAGTTCGTGGAATTCTGCGCGCCCGAAAAGGGGCAACTCGAACCGGTATTTCAGGCGATGGGATTCACGCACGTTGCCAGCCATCGCAGCAAGGACGTCCATCTCTGGCGTCAGGGTGGGATCAATCTGGTGACCAACTATGAACCCCGCAGCGCAGCATGGTATTTTGCGCGCGAGCACGGCCCTTCCGCGTGCGGCATGGCCTTTCGCGTCCGCGACGCCGCGAAGGCATGGGATCACCTGATGGACCAGGGTGCAGAACCCGTTCACGTCGAAACCGGCCCGATGGAACTTTGCATCCCCGCAATCCGCGGAATTGGCGGCGCAATTCTCTATCTGGTCGACCGTTACGAGGGCGAGGATGGCGAAGGCCTGTCGATCTACGACATCGATTTCGAATATCTGCCGGGGGTCGAAAAGCACCCTGCAGGCGCAGGCTTCAAGCTGATCGATCACCTGACCCACAACGTTTATGGCGGCCGGATGAAGTACTGGGCGGATTACTACGAATCGCTCTTCAACTTTCAGGAAATCCGCTATTTCGACATCAAGGGCGAATATACCGGCCTGACGTCGAAAGCGCTGACGGCGCCGGACGGCAAGATCCGCATTCCTCTCAACGAAGAGGGTGACAGCGGCAAAGGGCAGATCGAGGAGTATCTGCGCGAATTCAACGGCGAAGGCATTCAGCACATTGCACTGATCTGCGACGATCTGATCGGCTGTTGGGACAATCTCAAAAAGCTGGGCGTGCCGTTCATGACTGCGCCGCCGGCGACATATTACGAGATGCTGGACGAGCGCCTGCCCGGTCACGGCGAAGATGCAGGCGAGCTGCGCGCACGTGGTATCCTTCTCGACGGTACGACCGAAGGCGGTCAGCCGCGCCTGCTGCTGCAGATCTTTGCCGAGGCGCAGGTTGGTCCGGTGTTCTTCGAATTCATCCAGCGCAAGGGTGACGAAGGGTTCGGCGAAGGCAACTTCAAAGCGCTGTTCGAAAGCATGGAACGCGACCAGATCAAGCGCGGCGCCTTGAAGGTCGACGATGCTGCCGCGGAAACGGAGCCGGCGGAATGA
- a CDS encoding VOC family protein, with protein MSEHPVRLGGVHHAAYRCKDAKETVEWYERVLGMEYVSAFSEDHVPSTGDYDPYMHIFLDAGNGNVLAFFELPTQKDMGRDENTPAWVQHLAFKVGSEDELLAAKTHIESLGIDVLGPTHHGIFKSIYFFDPNGHRVELAADIGTDDQYAELKRVAVPMLEEWSRTKKAPRHADWLHEIARQEHASKN; from the coding sequence ATGAGCGAGCACCCCGTCAGGCTGGGCGGCGTTCATCACGCCGCCTATCGCTGCAAAGACGCGAAAGAGACCGTCGAGTGGTACGAACGCGTGCTGGGCATGGAATATGTCAGCGCGTTCTCGGAAGACCACGTGCCCTCCACAGGCGATTACGATCCCTACATGCATATCTTCCTCGATGCAGGAAACGGCAACGTGCTCGCGTTCTTCGAACTGCCGACGCAGAAGGACATGGGGCGGGACGAGAACACCCCGGCCTGGGTTCAGCATCTTGCGTTCAAAGTCGGGAGCGAGGACGAATTGCTCGCCGCCAAGACCCATATCGAGAGCCTGGGTATCGACGTCTTGGGTCCGACCCATCACGGCATTTTCAAATCGATCTATTTCTTCGATCCGAACGGTCACCGCGTCGAACTGGCGGCAGATATCGGGACGGACGATCAATATGCCGAACTGAAGCGCGTGGCCGTGCCGATGCTGGAAGAATGGAGCCGGACGAAGAAAGCGCCGCGTCACGCAGATTGGCTGCATGAAATCGCCCGTCAGGAACACGCTTCGAAGAACTAG
- a CDS encoding mechanosensitive ion channel family protein, translating to MDYVQVLEHELQELAAGAVALLPNLAIAVIVLAITAIVARGVAGAATRIARRTHVRNDLQELFRTLAKLGIWIIGTLLTLTILIPGFTFGGMVAGLGIGAVAIGFAFQDIFENFLAGVLIMLRDKMHIGDSVEAEGVDGTVEKITLRETHIRQFSGELTILPNSMIFKNAVKVVSDQPHRRFDLMVGVSYDSDLATARRAIEQGASSAPGIVADRGVEVYAREFGASSIDFLVRWWVDTRSDSLFQVHNQMVFAIKKALDDAGVEIPYPHVTHTFGEPVPIEARDQAA from the coding sequence TTGGATTACGTACAGGTTCTAGAGCACGAATTGCAGGAATTGGCCGCAGGAGCGGTGGCATTGCTGCCCAATCTGGCAATCGCGGTTATCGTTCTGGCGATAACCGCAATCGTCGCACGCGGAGTGGCAGGAGCCGCCACGCGGATCGCCCGGCGAACGCACGTGCGCAATGATCTGCAGGAACTGTTCCGAACGCTCGCGAAGCTGGGCATCTGGATCATCGGGACGCTACTGACCCTGACAATCCTGATCCCCGGCTTCACGTTCGGCGGCATGGTTGCCGGACTGGGGATCGGCGCTGTCGCGATCGGCTTTGCCTTTCAGGATATCTTCGAGAATTTCCTCGCCGGCGTCCTCATCATGCTTCGCGACAAGATGCATATCGGCGATTCGGTCGAGGCCGAAGGGGTCGATGGTACCGTCGAAAAGATCACGCTGCGCGAAACGCACATCCGTCAGTTCTCGGGCGAGCTGACCATTCTGCCCAATTCCATGATTTTCAAGAATGCGGTCAAAGTCGTCAGCGATCAGCCACATCGACGGTTCGATCTGATGGTGGGCGTATCCTACGACAGCGATCTTGCCACCGCCCGCCGCGCGATCGAACAGGGAGCTTCCTCAGCCCCAGGGATTGTCGCGGACAGGGGCGTGGAGGTTTACGCGCGAGAATTCGGCGCAAGCTCGATAGACTTCCTCGTGCGCTGGTGGGTGGACACCCGAAGCGACAGCCTGTTCCAGGTCCACAACCAGATGGTCTTCGCGATCAAGAAGGCGCTCGACGATGCCGGTGTCGAAATTCCCTATCCCCACGTCACGCACACGTTCGGGGAGCCCGTACCGATCGAGGCCAGGGACCAGGCCGCTTAG
- a CDS encoding (deoxy)nucleoside triphosphate pyrophosphohydrolase — MPTWIAVAALALRRNDGRWLMHRRPLNKHHGDLWEFPGGKVEAGEMPDFALEREIREEIGIAIDRAHLDPSHFAQTAPADGRPGIVILLYTASRWEGTPQSLEGGEVGWWTPDEIGALNKPPLDVTLCESLFSQRFEDPPR, encoded by the coding sequence TTGCCGACATGGATTGCCGTCGCAGCACTTGCCCTGCGGCGTAACGATGGCCGGTGGCTGATGCACCGGCGTCCGCTCAACAAGCATCACGGCGACCTGTGGGAGTTTCCTGGTGGGAAAGTGGAAGCAGGGGAAATGCCTGATTTTGCTTTAGAAAGGGAAATTCGGGAGGAGATCGGCATCGCGATTGATCGGGCTCATCTCGATCCGTCCCATTTCGCCCAAACTGCGCCTGCAGACGGCCGGCCCGGGATTGTCATTCTGCTTTACACTGCCAGCCGCTGGGAAGGGACCCCGCAGTCATTGGAAGGGGGCGAAGTTGGATGGTGGACGCCGGACGAGATTGGCGCTCTCAACAAGCCGCCTCTGGACGTTACGCTCTGCGAATCGCTGTTTTCACAACGATTTGAAGATCCGCCGCGATAG
- a CDS encoding Flp family type IVb pilin, whose product MQSKKFLRRIGRDTRGATAVEYGLIVTLIVIACIGAFTEVADKSIAMWSAVSTEVTKERG is encoded by the coding sequence GTGCAGTCGAAGAAATTTCTGAGGCGCATTGGACGCGACACTCGCGGTGCAACCGCAGTCGAATACGGCCTGATCGTGACGTTAATCGTTATCGCGTGCATCGGCGCGTTTACGGAAGTTGCCGATAAAAGCATTGCCATGTGGAGCGCCGTATCGACGGAGGTCACGAAGGAAAGAGGCTGA
- a CDS encoding Flp family type IVb pilin — MKFINKLLRDEQGATAIEYGLIAALIAVAAITAMSTLGTELSGTFSDVSGKLENRAAVD, encoded by the coding sequence ATGAAGTTCATCAACAAGCTGCTCCGTGACGAGCAGGGCGCCACTGCCATCGAATACGGCCTCATCGCCGCCCTGATCGCCGTTGCTGCCATCACCGCCATGTCGACCCTGGGCACTGAGCTGTCCGGTACGTTCTCGGACGTAAGCGGTAAGCTCGAAAATCGCGCTGCCGTCGATTAA
- a CDS encoding M48 family metalloprotease: protein MPRMNRIALGSTAALSLALTSCMGAGANIPSASTPITQSEAQTGAEAHPQFLAEFGGAMSGPHAQYVQQIGKNIAVQSGLGNAQSDFTVTLLNSSVNNAFAIPGGYVYTTRQLVTLMNNEAELAGVLGHEVGHVAARHSQRRQAKAQQNSLLGAAGAIISGIILGDSGIGQQISRGFLQGSQLLTLRFSRSQELQADELGIQYLTRAGYDPHAMATVLQSLAAQNALDASLQGRGNATVPEWASTHPDPASRVQGALQRAAGTTGVTNRDTFLTRIDGMVYGDDPEQGVIEGRQFIHPQLRLSFTAPQGFYMVNGTRAVSINGQSGQAQLTTAPYDGNLGNYVRNVFRSLGGNQQTLAPAALQQTTVNGLPAAYGTARVNSGSGQVDVVVFAYEFSNGQAYHFATLSQAGRSGAFTPMFNSMRRISQAEASRVVPRRIDVVTVRSGDTVSSLANRMAYDTAKEQRFRVLNGLGSRDALRAGQKVKLVVRGG, encoded by the coding sequence ATGCCCCGCATGAACAGGATCGCTCTTGGTTCCACGGCAGCGCTGTCGTTGGCACTCACATCGTGCATGGGCGCCGGGGCCAACATTCCCAGTGCATCGACACCCATTACACAAAGCGAGGCGCAGACCGGCGCCGAAGCGCATCCGCAATTCCTTGCCGAATTCGGCGGCGCGATGAGCGGCCCTCACGCACAGTATGTGCAGCAGATCGGCAAGAATATCGCGGTGCAATCGGGGCTCGGCAATGCCCAGTCGGACTTTACGGTCACCTTGCTCAACAGCTCGGTCAACAATGCCTTCGCCATCCCGGGTGGGTATGTCTACACGACACGCCAGCTCGTCACGCTGATGAACAACGAGGCGGAACTGGCGGGTGTGCTGGGGCACGAGGTAGGCCATGTCGCAGCGCGCCATTCACAGCGCCGCCAGGCAAAGGCGCAGCAAAATTCGCTGCTGGGCGCCGCGGGTGCCATTATCTCGGGAATCATCCTGGGCGATAGCGGCATCGGGCAGCAGATTTCGCGCGGATTTCTGCAAGGCTCGCAATTGCTGACACTGCGATTCTCGCGCAGTCAGGAACTGCAGGCCGATGAACTGGGCATCCAGTATCTCACCCGCGCCGGTTACGACCCCCACGCCATGGCCACCGTGCTGCAAAGCCTCGCTGCGCAGAACGCACTGGATGCTTCGCTGCAAGGGCGGGGGAACGCGACCGTGCCCGAATGGGCTTCTACCCACCCCGACCCCGCAAGCCGGGTGCAGGGCGCGCTACAGCGCGCCGCGGGGACGACCGGCGTTACCAATCGCGATACGTTTCTGACCCGCATCGACGGAATGGTTTACGGAGACGATCCGGAGCAGGGCGTTATCGAAGGGCGTCAGTTCATCCATCCGCAGTTGCGCCTATCGTTCACCGCGCCGCAGGGCTTTTATATGGTCAACGGTACGCGCGCGGTTTCGATCAATGGCCAGAGCGGGCAGGCGCAACTAACGACGGCCCCCTATGACGGCAATCTCGGCAATTACGTGCGCAATGTCTTCCGCTCGCTTGGCGGAAATCAGCAGACCCTCGCGCCCGCGGCGCTGCAGCAGACGACGGTCAACGGACTTCCGGCCGCCTACGGTACGGCCCGCGTCAACAGCGGCAGCGGCCAGGTCGACGTGGTCGTGTTTGCTTACGAGTTCTCGAATGGGCAGGCGTACCACTTCGCCACGCTCAGCCAGGCCGGCCGTTCGGGGGCCTTTACCCCGATGTTCAATTCCATGCGGCGAATCAGCCAGGCGGAGGCCAGTCGCGTTGTTCCGCGGCGGATTGATGTGGTGACGGTACGCAGCGGCGATACGGTTTCGTCGCTGGCAAACCGTATGGCCTACGATACCGCGAAGGAACAGCGGTTCCGCGTTCTGAACGGACTTGGTTCCCGCGACGCATTGCGCGCTGGGCAAAAGGTCAAGCTCGTGGTGCGGGGCGGCTGA
- a CDS encoding acetyl-CoA carboxylase carboxyltransferase subunit alpha yields MISYLEFEKPVAQLDARVAELRSAAEGDDVDISTELARLERKSADLLASTYASLTPWQKTQVARHPARPHFRDLVRHAFDEFIPLGGDRYYGEDEAILGGFARLRGRRVMLIGHEKGHDTESRLRHNFGMGKPEGYRKAIRLMEMAGRFGLPVVTLVDTSGAFPGVEAEERGQAEAIARSTEACLALPVPMVATIVGEGGSGGAVALASAERVLMLEHAIYSVISPEGCASILWRTADKAPDAAEAMKVTAQHLEGLGVIDRIVPEPVGGAHRNPQAAAQALADAIDDELEALDRLGPDELRRVREERFLQLGTI; encoded by the coding sequence ATGATTTCTTACCTCGAATTCGAAAAGCCCGTGGCGCAGCTCGACGCGCGCGTCGCCGAACTTCGTAGCGCTGCCGAAGGGGACGATGTCGATATTTCGACGGAGCTCGCGCGGCTCGAACGCAAGAGCGCGGACCTTCTGGCAAGCACTTATGCATCGCTGACGCCGTGGCAGAAGACGCAGGTTGCAAGGCATCCGGCGCGGCCGCACTTCCGCGATCTGGTCCGCCATGCGTTCGACGAATTCATACCCCTCGGCGGTGATCGCTACTACGGCGAGGATGAGGCGATCCTTGGCGGCTTTGCGAGGCTGCGGGGGCGCCGGGTTATGCTGATCGGCCACGAGAAGGGGCACGACACGGAAAGCCGGCTGCGACACAATTTCGGCATGGGTAAGCCAGAAGGCTATCGCAAGGCCATTCGACTGATGGAGATGGCAGGCCGTTTCGGATTGCCGGTCGTGACGCTGGTTGACACCTCCGGCGCGTTTCCTGGCGTGGAGGCGGAAGAACGGGGCCAGGCCGAAGCGATTGCCCGTTCGACCGAAGCCTGTCTTGCGCTTCCCGTGCCGATGGTCGCGACGATTGTGGGCGAGGGCGGTTCCGGCGGAGCGGTCGCGCTGGCGAGCGCCGAGCGGGTCCTGATGTTGGAACACGCCATCTATTCGGTGATATCGCCTGAAGGCTGCGCCTCGATCCTGTGGCGCACGGCGGACAAAGCCCCCGATGCTGCAGAGGCAATGAAAGTGACCGCGCAGCATCTGGAGGGACTGGGGGTAATCGATCGCATCGTCCCCGAGCCGGTGGGCGGGGCGCACCGCAATCCGCAGGCCGCCGCGCAGGCACTCGCGGATGCAATCGACGATGAACTGGAGGCACTCGACCGTCTCGGACCTGACGAATTGCGCCGGGTCAGGGAAGAACGGTTTCTTCAGTTGGGAACGATCTGA